A region from the Tachyglossus aculeatus isolate mTacAcu1 chromosome X2, mTacAcu1.pri, whole genome shotgun sequence genome encodes:
- the LOC119949600 gene encoding protocadherin gamma-A4-like, whose amino-acid sequence MAAPQMRRDCRGRALLCLLLGILWKIGSGQIRYSVPEEMEKGSFVGDVAKDLGLEPRELTERRVRIVSREILVEDKVKIYGIEVEITDINDNAPRFMGEEMEIKISESSAVRSRFPLPEAHDPDVGANSLQGYQLSPNRHFSLDVQDGTDGSKNAELVLERVLDREEEAVHHLVLTALDGGDPVRSGTARIRVTVVDANDNAPVFTQSVYQVSIPEDAPVGTQVVTVNATDPDEGVNAEVTYSFRKITDKTSRIFQLNTVTGEICTLKNLDYQESEYYEMEVQAQDGPGLLARAKVLVTIVDVNDNAPEVTITSLTSSVPEDSPPGTVIALLNVHDRDSGDDGLVTCSIPDNLPFKLKKSYGNYYSLVTDNALDRELISHYNVTVTATDRGSPPLSAHTYITLHVTDTNDNPPAFEQTAYSVYIPENNPRGASVFRVTARDPDSEENARVTYSISEEPGQGPPLSSYVSINSETGVLYALRSFDYEQFRELQLLVTARDGGTPALSSNVSVTLLVLDENDNAPEILYPSLPTDGSTGVELAPRSAEPGYLVTKVVAVDGDSGQNAWLSYRLLKATEPGLFSVGLHTGEIRTARSFLDKDALKQSLVVAVRDNGEPPLSATVTVTVAVADSIPEILSDLGSLSTPADPESSLTLYLVVAVAAVSCLFLAFIIVLLALRLRRWRAARLLESSSGYLGGVPASHFVGIDGVRAFLQTYSHEVSLTTDSRKSQLLFPQPNYSDTLTSQRTYEKKEPLLVPEDLNLVKDDQSVLQIRYSIPEEMAKGSVVGHLAGDLGLNIRDVSARKLRVSAEKQLFTVSAVSGDLLVSDRIDREQICGERVLCELQLESVVENPLNVFYIHIAIQDINDNSPLFKKEFVDLKMNELALPGARFGLESAVDPDVGMNSVDTYQLSPNQHFSLAVKESPDGSKFPEIVLAKSLDREDQSSYHLLLTAVDGGDPVRSGTAQIRINVTDANDNPPVFRQDVYKVSLRESLPPGSPVLRVEATDQDEGLNAQITFSFSNIEDTARHMFSLDPRQIGTRWMWKRPMEVV is encoded by the exons ATGGCAGCTCCGCAGATGCGCCGGGACTGCAGAGGGCGAGCCCTGCTTTGTCTGCTCCTGGGGATCCTGTGGAAGATTGGGTCCGGACAGATCCGCTATTCGGTGCCCGAGGAAATGGAAAAGGGCTCTTTCGTGGGGGACGTGGCCAAGGACCTGGGATTGGAGCCCCGGGAGCTGACGGAGCGCCGAGTCCGCATCGTCTCCAGAG AGATTCTCGTAGAGGACAAAGTGAAGATTTACGGGATAGAAGTGGAAATAACCGATATTAATGATAACGCTCCCCGCTTCATGGGAgaagaaatggaaataaaaatCAGTGAGAGTTCAGCTGTGCGATCCCGATTTCCCCTTCCGGAAGCTCATGACCCGGACGTGGGGGCGAACTCCCTGCAGGGCTACCAGCTCAGCCCGAACAGGCATTTTTCTCTGGACGTGCAAGACGGAACTGACGGGTCCAAGAATGCGGAGCTGGTGCTGGAGCGGGTCctggaccgggaggaggaggctgttCACCACCTCGTCCTCACGGCCTTGGACGGGGGAGATCCGGTCCGCTCGGGCACCGCGCGCATCCGTGTGACAGTGGTGGATGCGAATGACAATGCGCCGGTGTTTACTCAGTCTGTGTATCAGGTGAGTATTCCGGAGGATGCTCCCGTAGGCACCCAGGTGGTCACGGTAAACGCCACGGACCCGGACGAGGGAGTCAACGCCGAGGTGACGTATTCATTCAGGAAAATAACGGATAAAACCTCCCGGATATTCCAGCTAAACACGGTAACTGGAGAAATATGCACTTTGAAAAATCTTGATTACCAGGAATCCGAATATTATGAGATGGAAGTTCAAGCACAAGACGGACCTGGTCTCCTCGCAAGAGCGAAAGTGCTGGTGACGATAGTGGATGTTAATGACAACGCCCCGGAAGTGACTATCACATCTCTGACCAGTTCAGTCCCCGAGGACTCGCCCCCGGGCACGGTAATTGCACTTTTAAACGTGCACGACCGAGATTCCGGGGACGACGGCCTCGTCACGTGTTCCATCCCCGATAATCTGCCCTTCAAATTGAAAAAATCCTATGGAAATTATTACAGTTTAGTGACAGACAATGCTCTGGACAGGGAGTTGATTTCGCATTACAACGTGACGGTGACAGCCACAGACCGAGGGTCCCCGCCCCTTTCGGCACACACTTACATCACCCTGCATGTGACAGATACCAACGACAACCCGCCTGCCTTCGAGCAGACAGCCTATTCCGTCTACATTCCCGAGAACAACCCCCGAGGCGCATCCGTCTTCCGTGTGACCGCCCGGGACCCCGACAGCGAAGAAAACGCGCGAGTCACTTACTCCATCAGTGAGGAGCCCGGCCAAGGACCTCCTCTGTCGTCCTACGTGTCCATTAATTCGGAGACAGGGGTCTTGTACGCTCTAAGGTCCTTCGATTACGAGCAgttccgagagctgcagctgctgGTCACCGCGCGGGACGGCGGGACCCCGGCCCTCAGCAGCAACGTGTCGGTGACTCTGCTGGTCCTGGACGAGAACGACAACGCCCCGGAGATCCTGTACCCGTCCTTGCCCACCGACGGCTCAACCGGGGTGGAGTTGGCCCCGCGCTCGGCCGAGCCGGGATACCTGGTGACCAAAGTGGTGGCAGTGGATGGCGATTCGGGCCAGAACGCCTGGCTGTCCTACCGTCTGCTCAAGGCCACGGAGCCGGGCCTCTTCTCGGTGGGGCTGCACACGGGCGAGATCAGGACGGCCCGGAGCTTCCTGGACAAGGACGCCCTCAAGCAGAGCCTCGTGGTGGCAGTCAGGGACAATGGGGAGCCCCCTCTCTCTGCCACCGTCACTGTCACGGTGGCCGTGGCCGACAGCATCCCTGAGATCCTATCGGATCTGGGGAGCCTCTCGACGCCCGCAGACCCCGAGTCCAGCCTCACGCTGTACCTGGTGGTCGCGGTTGCCGCCGTGTCCTGCCTGTTTTTGGCCTTCATCATCGTGCTGTTGGCCCTGAGGCTCCGCAGGTGGCGAGCTGCGCGGCTGCTGGAGTCCTCGAGCGGGTATCTGGGCGGCGTCCCAGCCTCGCACTTTGTGGGCATCGACGGGGTCCGAGCTTTCCTCCAGACTTATTCCCACGAGGTGTCCCTGACCACGGACTCCAGGAAAAGCCAGTTGCTCTTTCCGCAGCCCAATTACTCTGACACTCTGACTAGCCAGCGGACTTATGAGAAAAAAGAGCCCTTATTAGTGCCTGAGGATTTGAACCTGGTCAAAGATGACCAGTCTGTCTTACAG ATTCGCTACTCGATCCCCGAGGAGATGGCCAAAGGCTCGGTGGTGGGGCATCTGGCCGGGGATCTGGGGCTCAATATCAGAGACGTGTCGGCTCGGAAGCTGCGGGTTAGTGCCGAGAAGCAGCTCTTTACTGTGAGCGCGGTCAGCGGGGACTTGCTTGTCAGCGACCGGATAGACCGAGAGCAGATATGCGGGGAAAGGGTGCTGTGCGAACTACAGCTGGAATCCGTGGTGGAAAATCCCCTGAATGTGTTCTATATCCATATCGCCATTCAGGACATTAACGACAACTCCCCCTTATTCAAAAAAGAATTTGTCGATTTAAAAATGAATGAGTTAGCATTACCGGGTGCCCGATTTGGATTGGAGTCGGCCGTGGATCCAGATGTTGGGATGAATTCCGTCGACACATACCAACTCAGCCCGAATCAGCACTTTTCTCTGGCGGTGAAGGAGAGTCCGGACGGTAGTAAATTTCCGGAAATTGTATTAGCGAAGTCTCTGGACCGGGAGGATCAGAGCTCCTATCACCTACTTCTGACCGCTGTGGATGGGGGAGATCCGGTTCGCAGCGGCACCGCCCAGATCCGGATCAACGTCACTGACGCCAATGACAACCCTCCCGTGTTCAGACAGGACGTGTACAAGGTCAGCCTGAGGGAGAGCCTGCCCCCTGGGTCCCCCGTGCTGCGGGTGGAAGCCACCGACCAGGACGAGGGTCTCAATGCACAGATCACCTTCTCCTTCAGCAACATCGAGGACACCGCCCGGCATATGTTTAGCCTGGATCCC AGGCAAATAGGTACAAGATGGATGTGGAAGCGACCGATGGAGGTGGTCTGA
- the LOC119949602 gene encoding protocadherin gamma-B7-like — translation MAKGSVVGHLARDLGLNVGDVSARKLRVSAEKQLFTVSAVSGDLLVSDRIDREQICRKRALCELQLETVVDNPLNVFHVHITIQDINDNAPLFKKIYIDLKINEFALRGARFALESALDPDVGINSVDKYQLSPNPHFSLEVRKSPSGSKYPELVLENLLDREEKSFHHLVLTAVDGGDPVRSGTAQIRINVTDANDNPPVFSQEVYKISLRESLPPGSPVLRVEASDRDEGVNAQITFSFRGIEDPSRQAFNLDPISGEIVTGWSLDYESAKGYELDVEASDGGGLTAQCKVVIEILDENDNAPEVTFASSSSSLPEDSEPGTVIALIRIRDRDSGENGDVTCQLQNNVPFKITSSSKNSYKLITAGVLDREQTAEYNITVTATDRGSPPLTTSKTISLLVADVNDNPPVFPHTTYEAYVPENNRPGASIYRVSASDRDLDDNARISYSLLDSSESELPLSSSVSINSHSGDIYAQRSFDYEQFRAFELLVQAQDSGSPPLRANVTVRVFIVDQNDNAPRILYPSLGPDGSALFDTVPRSAEPGYLVSKVVAVDADSGPNAWLAYHVLQASDPGLFSLGLRTGEIRTARALVDGDPARHRLVVAVRDGGQPPLSSTVALHLVFADSLQEALPELDDPSSPTSSQADLQFYLVLALALISVLFLVTVILAIAMRCRRSSKPGVFGCLRPDLYSQAAGPIFPPNYEEGTLPYSYQLCLTSDRTKGEFTFLNPNGHRALGGDIRPDHISTLGPEESAKNLENILNDSALSAQSLQFLIVTLGDTVDQSGREMQ, via the exons ATGGCGAAAGGCTCGGTGGTGGGGCATTTAGCCAGGGATCTGGGTCTTAATGTCGGAGATGTATCGGCTCGGAAACTACGAGTTAGTGCGGAGAAGCAGCTCTTTACTGTGAGCGCGGTCAGCGGGGACTTGCTTGTCAGCGACCGGATAGACCGAGAGCAGATATGCAGGAAAAGAGCGCTCTGTGAATTACAGCTGGAAACTGTGGTAGACAATCCCCTGAATGTGTTTCACGTACATATCACCATTCAGGACATTAACGACAATGCTCCACTTTTTAAGAAGATTTATATCGATTTAAAAATTAATGAATTCGCTCTGCGGGGTGCTCGATTTGCCCTGGAATCGGCTCTGGATCCTGATGTTGGGATCAATTCCGTAGATAAATATCAACTCAGCCCTAATCCACACTTCTCCCTGGAGGTGAGGAAGAGTCCGAGCGGCAGTAAATACCCCGAATTAGTGTTGGAAAATCTCCTGGACCGGGAGGAGAAGAGTTTTCATCATTTAGTGCTAACAGCTGTGGATGGCGGAGATCCGGTCCGCAGTGGCACCGCCCAGATCCGGATTAATGTCACTGATGCCAATGACAACCCTCCCGTGTTCAGCCAGGAAGTGTACAAAATCAGCCTAAGGGAGAGCCTGCCCCCGGGCTCCCCTGTGCTACGAGTAGAAGCCAGCGACCGGGACGAGGGTGTCAATGCACAGATCACCTTCTCCTTCAGGGGCATCGAGGATCCCTCGCGGCAGGCGTTCAACCTAGATCCTATTAGTGGAGAAATTGTAACGGGCTGGTCACTGGATTACGAATCGGCAAAAGGATACGAGTTGGACGTGGAAGCATCGGATGGGGGTGGTCTGACAGCCCAATGTAAAGTAGTCATCGAAATTCTCGATGAAAATGACAACGCACCGGAAGTGACATTCGCATCTTCATCCAGTTCTCTTCCCGAGGACTCTGAGCCCGGGACCGTGATAGCCTTGATTCGAATCCGTGACCGGGACTCGGGAGAAAATGGGGATGTCACGTGTCAGTTACAAAACAATGTTCCTTTCAAAATCACTTCCTCCTCCAAGAATTCTTACAAGTTGATAACAGCCGGTGTCCTAGACAGAGAACAGACTGCCGAATACAATATCACAGTCACAGCTACCGACAGGGGAAGCCCCCCTCTCACCACATCCAAAACCATATCCCTGCTTGTTGCTGATGTCAATGACAACCCGCCTGTGTTCCCCCACACTACCTACGAGGCCTATGTCCCCGAGAACAACCGACCCGGAGCCTCCATCTACCGGGTCAGCGCCTCCGACCGAGACCTGGATGACAACGCCCGCATCTCCTATTCCCTGCTGGACAGCTCCGAGTCCGAACTGCCGCTGTCCTCGTCCGTGTCCATCAACTCTCACAGCGGGGACATCTATGCGCAGCGCTCCTTCGACTACGAGCAGTTCCGCGCCTTCGAGCTGCTGGTGCAGGCCCAGGACTCCGGCTCCCCACCGCTGCGGGCCAACGTGACCGTGCGCGTGTTCATTGTGGACCAGAACGACAACGCCCCCCGCATCCTCTACCCCTCCCTGGGGCCCGACGGCTCGGCCCTGTTCGACACGGTCCCTCGCTCGGCCGAGCCCGGCTACCTGGTCAGCAAGGTGGTGGCGGTGGACGCGGACTCGGGCCCCAACGCCTGGCTGGCCTACCACGTGCTGCAGGCCAGCGATCCCGGGCTGTTCAGCCTGGGGCTCCGCACCGGAGAGATCCGGACAGCGCGGGCTTTGGTCGATGGCGACCCAGCCCGGCACCGCCTGGTCGTGGCCGTGCGGGACGGCGGCCAGCCGCCCCTCTCGTCCACCGTGGCTCTCCACCTGGTCTTCGCTGACAGCCTGCAGGAAGCCCTTCCCGAACTGGacgacccctcctcccccacgtCCAGCCAGGCCGATTTGCAGTTTTACCTGGTTTTGGCTTTGGCCTTAATCTCAGTCTTATTCCTCGTTACGGTCATCCTGGCCATCGCGATGCGCTGCCGCCGCTCGTCGAAACCAGGAGTGTTCGGCTGTTTGCGGCCAGATCTGTACTCCCAGGCGGCGGGGCCCATCTTCCCCCCAAATTATGAAGAAGGAACGCTGCCGTATTCATATCAGTTGTGCTTAACGTCGGACCGGACTAAAGGTGAATTCACATTCCTGAATCCCAATGGCCATAGGGCTTTAGGTGGAGACATTCGGCCGGATCATATCTCTACTCTGGGACCTGAGGAGTCAGCTAAAAATCTTGAAAACATTCTGaacgactctgctctctctgcacag AGTCTGCAGTTCTTGATAGTGACGCTGGGCGACACTGTTGACCAATCAGGGAGAGAAATGCAGTGA
- the LOC119949204 gene encoding protocadherin gamma-A12-like encodes MVTLQRRRNCSERVLLCLLLGTLWKMGTGQIRYWVLEEMEKGSFVGDVAKDLGLEPRELSERRVRIVSRGRKPHFALNVRSGSLVTADRIDREEICAQTSPCLLNFNILVEDNVKLYGVEVEIGDINDNAPRFTEEELEIKIGETAAPGMRFPLPEAHDPDVGANSLQSYQLSPNRHFSLDVQSGADGTKIAELVLERVLDREEEAVHHLVLTASDGGDPVRSGTARVRVIVLDANDNAPVFTQPVYQVRVREDAPVGTRILTLNATDLDEGVNSEVTYSFRTKNEKFLKVFHLNPLSGEISILESLDYEESGSYEVEVQAKDNAGFLAKAKVQLTIEDVNDNAPELAVTSLINSIPEDSPLGTVIALLNVHDRDSGDNGLVTCSIPNDLPFKLEKSIDNYLRLVTDRTLDRELVSNYNVTVTATDRGSPPLSAHTHILLHVSDTNDNRPAFDQAAYSVYIPENNPRGASVFHVTARDPDSEENSRVTYSISEGPEHGPPQSTYVSINSETGVLYALRSFDYEQFRELQLQVTARDGGTPALSSNVLVTLLVLDENDNAPEILYPSLPTDGSTGVELAPRSAEPGYLVTKVVAVDGDSGQNAWLSYRLLKATDPGLFSVGLHTGEIRTARAFLEKDALKQSLVVVVRDNGEPSLSATVTITVAVADSIPEILSDLSSLSKPADPESSLTLYLVVAVAAVSCLFLAFIIVLLALRLRRWRAARLLESSSGYLGGVPASHFVGIDGVRAFLQTYSHEVSLTTDSRKSQLLFPQPNYSDTLTSQRTYEKKEPLLVPEDLNLVKDDQSVLQVSVFL; translated from the coding sequence ATGGTAACTCTGCAGAGGCGCCGAAACTGCAGCGAGCGAGTCCTGCTTTGTCTGCTCCTGGGGACgctgtggaaaatggggaccggACAAATCCGCTATTGGGTCcttgaggaaatggagaaaggcTCTTTTGTGGGGGATGTAGCCAAAGACCTGGGATTGGAGCCCCGGGAGCTGTCGGAGCGCCGAGTCCGCATTGTCTCCAGAGGTAGGAAACCCCATTTCGCTTTAAATGTTAGAAGCGGCAGCTTAGTCACAGCGGACAGAATAGACAGGGAGGAGATTTGTGCTCAAACATCTCCGTGTCTCTTGAATTTTAATATTCTGGTTGAGGATAATGTAAAGCTTTACGGGGTGGAAGTGGAAATAGGCGATATAAATGATAATGCTCCCCGTTTCACGGAGGAGGAACTGGAAATAAAAATAGGTGAAACGGCAGCTCCAGGGATGCGATTTCCCCTTCCCGAAGCGCATGACCCGGACGTGGGGGCGAACTCCCTGCAGAGCTACCAGCTCAGCCCGAACCGGCACTTCTCTCTGGATGTGCAAAGCGGAGCTGACGGGACCAAGATTGCGGAGCTGGTGCTGGAGCGGGTCctggaccgggaggaggaggctgttcatcacctcgtcCTCACGGCCTCGGACGGGGGAGATCCGGTCCGCTCGGGCACTGCACGGGTCCGTGTGATAGTCCTCGATGCGAATGACAACGCGCCAGTGTTCACTCAGCCTGTGTATCAGGTGAGAGTCAGGGAGGATGCGCCCGTGGGAACCCGGATCCTCACATTAAACGCCACGGACCTGGATGAGGGAGTAAACTCGGAGGTTACGTATTCATTCCGGACGAAAAATGAAAAATTCTTAAAGGTCTTCCATCTGAACCCTCTATCAGGAGAAATATCAATTTTAGAAAGTCTTGATTACGAAGAATCAGGATCTTATGAGGTGGAAGTTCAGGCTAAGGACAATGCTGGATTTCTAGCTAAAGCGAAAGTGCAGTTGACCATAGAAGATGTGAATGACAACGCCCCAGAATTGGCTGTCACCTCTCTGATCAATTCTATTCCCGAGGACTCTCCCCTTGGGACAGTGATTGCCCTTTTAAACGTGCACGACCGAGACTCTGGGGACAACGGACTCGTCACATGTTCGATCCCCAATGATCTGCCCTTTAAATTAGAAAAATCAATAGATAATTATCTCCGTCTAGTGACAGACCGAACCCTAGACAGGGAGCTGGTCTCGAATTATAACGTGACGGTGACGGCCACAGATCGAGGGTCCCCGCCCCTTTCTGCTCACACTCACATCTTGCTGCACGTGTCGGACACCAACGACAACCGGCCTGCCTTCGATCAGGCAGCCTACTCCGTCTACATTCCCGAGAACAACCCCCGAGGCGCATCCGTCTTCCACGTGACCGCCCGGGATCCCGACAGCGAAGAGAACTCTCGAGTCACATACTCCATTAGCGAAGGGCCCGAACACGGACCGCCTCAGTCGACCTACGTGTCCATTAACTCGGAGACCGGGGTCCTGTACGCTCTGCGCTCCTTCGACTACGAGCAgtttcgggagctgcagctgcaggTCACCGCGCGGGACGGTGGGACCCCGGCCCTCAGCAGCAACGTGTTGGTGACTCTGCTGGTCTTGGACGAAAATGACAACGCCCCGGAGATCCTGTACCCCTCCTTGCCCACGGACGGCTCAACCGGGGTGGAATTGGCTCCGCGCTCGGCTGAGCCGGGATACCTGGTGACCAAAGTGGTGGCAGTGGATGGCGATTCGGGCCAGAACGCCTGGCTGTCCTACCGCCTGCTCAAGGCCACGGACCCGGGCCTCTTCTCAGTGGGGCTACACACGGGCGAGATCAGGACGGCgcgggcctttctggaaaaggATGCCCTTAAGCAGAGCCTCGTGGTGGTGGTCAGGGACAACGGGGAGCCTTCTCTCTCTGCCACCGTCACTATCACGGTGGCCGTGGCCGACAGCATCCCCGAGATCCTGTCGGATCTGAGCAGCCTCTCGAAGCCCGCAGACCCCGAGTCCAGCCTCACACTGTACCTGGTGGTCGCGGTGGCCGCCGTGTCCTGCCTGTTCTTAGCCTTCATCATCGTGCTGTTGGCCCTGAGGCTCCGCAGGTGGCGAGCTGCGCGGCTGCTGGAGTCGTCGAGCGGGTATCTCGGCGGCGTCCCGGCCTCGCACTTTGTGGGCATTGATGGGGTCCGAGCTTTCCTCCAGACTTATTCCCACGAGGTGTCCCTGACCACGGACTCCCGGAAAAGCCAGCTGCTCTTTCCACAGCCCAATTACTCTGACACTCTGACTAGCCAGCGGACTTATGAGAAAAAGGAGCCTTTGTTAGTGCCTGAGGATTTGAACCTGGTCAAAGATGACCAGTCTGTCCTGCAGGTGAGTGTCTTTTTATAA
- the LOC119949601 gene encoding protocadherin gamma-B7-like, giving the protein MNWKKKRKAALPKKSPQGPLAEATSEARRMGTSPEQRGRECRRQVLFPFLFSLLCQALGEQISYSIPEEMAKGSVVGHLARDLGLNIRDVSARKLRVSAEKQLFTVSADSGDLLVSDRIDREQICGNKPECAVELETVVETPLNVFHLRVTITDINDNAPRFKKQNIDLVINELALPGAKFGLEFAQDPDIGINTVQSYHISQNSHFSLVVKENPDGSKFPELLLEKPLDREQRSSHYLVLTAVDGGDPVRSGTAQIRINVTDANDNAPVFRQDVYKVGLRESLPPGSPVLLVEATDRDDGVNAQVTYSFKAIQDDARNVFNLDPFSGQIKANGILDFEETNTYTITVEAKDGGGLTAECKIIIEILDDNDNAPDVTFTSASSTVPEDCEPGTVIALIKIRDRDSGDNGAVTCRIEGEVPFKIISSSSNYYKLVTDSFLDREQTAEYNITVTATDRGKPPLTTSKTISLFIADVNDNPPVFPHATYEAYVPENNRPGASIYRVSASDRDLDDNARISYSLLDSSESELPLSSSVSINSHSGDIYAQRSFDYEQFRAFELLVQAQDSGSPPLRANVTVRVFIVDQNDNAPRILYPSLGPDGSALFDTVPRSAEPGYLVSKVVAVDADSGPNAWLAYHVLQASDPGLFSLGLRTGEIRTARALADGDPARHRLVVAVRDGGQPPLSSTVALHLVFADSLQEALPELNDRSSPTASQTDLQFYLVLALALISVLFLVTVILAIAMRCRHSSKPGVFGCLRPALYSQAAGPIFPPNYKEGTLPYSYQLCLSSDQGKGEFPFPILNGQRTLGGEVRSDYPSDLVPEESAKDLENILSDFANSAQRTFRSRTVCKQGMDQAR; this is encoded by the exons ATGAATTGGAAGAAAAAACGTAAAGCTGCATTACCTAAGAAGAGCCCACAGGGGCCGCT AGCCGAAGCGACCTCAGAAGCGAGAAGAATGGGGACGAGCCCGGAGCAGAGGGGCCGGGAATGCAGGCGGCAAGTACTGTTTCCCTTCTTGTTCTCTTtgctgtgccaggcgctgggcgAGCAGATTAGCTACTCGATCCCCGAGGAGATGGCAAAAGGCTCGGTGGTGGGGCATCTGGCTAGAGATCTGGGGCTCAATATCAGAGACGTGTCGGCTCGGAAGCTGCGGGTTAGTGCCGAGAAGCAGCTCTTTACTGTGAGCGCCGACAGCGGGGACTTACTTGTCAGCGACCGGATAGACCGAGAGCAAATATGCGGTAACAAACCCGAATGTGCTGTGGAACTGGAAACTGTAGTTGAAACCCCCTTGAATGTTTTTCATTTGCGTGTGACCATCACGGACATTAACGACAATGCTCCCCgtttcaaaaaacaaaacattgattTAGTAATCAATGAACTTGCTCTCCCGGGAGCCAAATTTGGATTGGAATTTGCGCAGGACCCTGATATTGGAATCAACACGGTGCAGAGTTACCATATCAGTCAAAACTCGCATTTCTCGCTGGTAGTAAAAGAGAACCCGGATGGTAGTAAATTCCCggaattattattggagaagcctTTGGACCGGGAGCAACGGAGTTCCCATTATTTAGTCCTGACGGCTGTAGATGGAGGGGATCCGGTCCGCAGTGGCACCGCCCAGATCCGGATCAACGTCACTGACGCCAATGACAACGCCCCCGTGTTCAGACAGGACGTGTACAAGGTCGGCCTGAGGGAGAGCCTGCCCCCGGGTTCCCCCGTCCTGCTCGTGGAAGCCACTGACCGGGACGATGGAGTCAATGCGCAAGTCACTTACTCATTTAAAGCAATTCAGGACGACGCTCGAAATGTGTTCAACTTGGACCCATTTAGTGGACAGATTAAAGCCAATGGGATTTTAGACTTTGAAGAAACAAACACTTACACGATTACTGTGGAAGCGAAGGACGGCGGAGGTCTGACTGCCGAATGCAAAATCATCATAGAAATTCTGGATGACAACGATAATGCCCCGGATGTGACGTTTACATCGGCATCCAGTACGGTTCCTGAGGACTGTGAGCCAGGGACCGTGATAGCGCTGATCAAAATCCGTGATCGGGACTCCGGAGACAATGGGGCGGTCACGTGTCGGATAGAGGGCGAAGTGCCTTTCAAAATCATATCCTCCTCTAGTAATTACTACAAGCTCGTGACGGACAGTTTCCTGGACCGAGAACAGACCGCCGAATACAATATCACAGTCACTGCTACAGACAGGGGAAAGCCCCCTCTCACCACCTCCAAAACCATCTCCCTGTTTATCGCTGATGTCAATGACAACCCGCCCGTGTTCCCCCACGCTACCTACGAGGCCTATGTTCCCGAGAACAACCGGCCCGGAGCCTCCATCTACCGGGTCAGCGCCTCCGACCGAGACCTGGACGATAACGCCCGCATCTCCTATTCCCTGTTGGACAGCTCCGAGTCCGAACTGCCGCTGTCCTCTTCCGTGTCCATCAACTCTCACAGCGGGGACATCTATGCGCAGCGCTCCTTCGACTACGAGCAGTTCCGCGCCTTCGAACTGCTGGTGCAGGCCCAGGACTCCGGCTCCCCGCCGCTGCGGGCCAACGTGACCGTGCGCGTGTTCATCGTGGACCAGAACGACAACGCCCCCCGCATCCTCTACCCCTCCCTGGGGCCCGACGGCTCGGCCCTGTTCGACACGGTCCCTCGCTCGGCCGAGCCCGGCTACCTAGTCAGCAAGGTGGTGGCCGTGGACGCGGACTCGGGCCCCAACGCCTGGCTGGCCTACCACGTGCTGCAGGCCAGCGATCCCGGGCTTTTCAGCCTGGGGCTCCGCACCGGAGAGATCCGGACAGCGCGGGCCTTGGCCGATGGCGACCCAGCCCGGCACCGCCTGGTCGTGGCCGTGCGGGATGGCGGCCAGCCGCCCCTCTCGTCCACCGTGGCTCTCCACCTGGTCTTCGCCGACAGCCTGCAGGAAGCCCTTCCCGAGTTGAACGACCGCTCCTCCCCCACCGCCAGTCAGACCGATTTGCAGTTTTACCTGGTTTTGGCTTTggccttaatctccgttttattcCTCGTCACGGTCATCCTGGCCATCGCGATGCGCTGCCGCCATTCATCGAAACCCGGAGTGTTTGGCTGTTTGAGGCCGGCTTTGTACTCCCAGGCGGCGGGGCCCATCTTTCCCCCCAATTACAAAGAAGGGACCCTGCCATATTCGTATCAGTTGTGTTTATCGTCGGACCAGGGCAAAGGCGAATTTCCTTTCCCGATCTTGAATGGCCAAAGAACTTTAGGAGGGGAAGTCCGGTCAGATTATCCTTCTGATCTGGTGCCCGAGGAGTCAGCTAAAGATCTTGAAAATATTCTAAGCGATTTTGCTAACTCTGCACAG AGAACTTTCCGTTCCCGTACTGTCTGCAAGCAAGGCATGGATCAGGCTCGCTGA